The Macaca nemestrina isolate mMacNem1 chromosome 6, mMacNem.hap1, whole genome shotgun sequence genome window below encodes:
- the LOC112424825 gene encoding protein phosphatase 1 regulatory subunit 35: protein MSFLRASIRLPASPAPSRLYLPPPEPRLRGEVQGAGGGNAGRRKRRAGRKGPSPERSPLQLQPRSPSLFPAPQTRRWRRQRRKEAPILQRHLALQHRLLRAGGDSGGAAAAGSISADSP from the coding sequence ATGAGTTTCCTCAGAGCTAGCATCCGCTTGCCGGCCTCTCCCGCCCCCAGCCGTCTCTACCTTCCCCCTCCCGAACCCAGGCTGCGCGGGGAGGTGCAGGGGGCGGGCGGTGGCAACGcggggagaaggaaaaggagagcagGGAGAAAAGGACCGTCCCCGGAGAGAAGCCCGCTCCAGCTGCAGCCGCGatccccctccctctttcccgCCCCACAAACGCGGAGATGGCGGCGGCAGCGGCGAAAGGAAGCGCCGATTCTCCAGCGCCACTTGGCGCTCCAGCACCGCCTGCTACGAGCAGGAGGAGACAGCGGCGGCGCGGCGGCCGCCGGGTCAATAAGCGCCGACAGCCCCTGA